The following proteins come from a genomic window of Acanthopagrus latus isolate v.2019 chromosome 5, fAcaLat1.1, whole genome shotgun sequence:
- the rorb gene encoding nuclear receptor ROR-beta, whose amino-acid sequence MRAQIEVIPCKICGDKSSGIHYGVITCEGCKGFFRRSQQNNASYSCPRQRNCLIDRTNRNRCQHCRLQKCLALGMSRDAVKFGRMSKKQRDSLYAEVQKHQARLQEQRQQQTGEAEALARVYSSSLTNGLSTLNHEIGGTYANGHVIELPKGGHGNGGGVPGGYYGMDSTQPSPDQSGLDMSGMKHIKQEPVYDLTPVPNLFSYGGYQDSQLGPNNVSMGELDRIAQNIIKSHLETCQYTTDELQQLAWQTHSYEEVKMYQTKPRDVLWQQCAIQITHAIQYVVEFAKRISGFMELCQNDQILLLKSGCLEVVLVRMCRAFNPLNNTVLFEGKYGGMQMFKALGCDDLVSAVFDFAKSLCSLQLTEEEIALFSAAVLISTDRPWLMEPRKVQKLQEKIYFALQHIMQKNHMDEDALAKLISRIPTLSALCTLHTEELQAFQQLHPETVNVLFPPLYKELFNPDPNSLPMTMPK is encoded by the exons cCCAAATTGAAGTTATACCATGCAAGATCTGCGGAGACAAATCATCAGGTATCCACTACGGAGTCATTACGTGTGAGGGATGTAAG GGTTTCTTCAGACGGAGTCAGCAGAACAATGCATCCTACTCCTGCCCACGCCAGAGGAACTGCCTCATCGACAGAACAAACCGCAACCGCTGCCAACACTGCCGCCTGCAGAAATGTCTCGCCCTAGGAATGTCCAGAGATG CGGTAAAGTTCGGCCGCATGTCCAAGAAGCAACGTGACAGCCTGTATGCAGAGGTCCAGAAGCACCAGGCACGACTTCaggagcagcggcagcagcagacaggcgAGGCAGAAGCTCTGGCGCGCGTTTACTCATCCAGCTTAACCAATGGACTGTCCACCCTTAACCACGAGATTGGGGGCACCTACGCCAATGGTCACGTCATTGAGCTGCCAAAGGGCGGACACGGTAATGGAGGCGGAGTCCCAGGGGGGTACTATGGCATGGACTCCACCCAGCCGTCCCCAGACCAGTCGGGCTTGGACATGTCGGGCATGAAGCACATTAAGCAGGAGCCCGTGTACGACCTGACGCCAGTACCCAACCTGTTCAGCTATGGAGGCTACCAGGATAGTCAGCTGGGACCCAATAATGTCAGCATGGGAGAGCTGG ACCGTATTGCTCAGAATATCATCAAGTCCCACTTGGAGACATGTCAGTACACAACAGAcgagctgcagcagctagcCTGGCAGACACACTCCTATGAAGAGGTCAAGATGTACCAGACCAAG CCCCGGGACGTGCTGTGGCAGCAGTGTGCCATCCAGATTACCCATGCTATCCAGTATGTGGTGGAGTTTGCCAAGCGCATCTCAGGGTTCATGGAACTGTGCCAGAATGACCAGATCCTCCTGCTCAAGTCAG GTTGTTTGGAAGTAGTCTTGGTGCGAATGTGCAGGGCGTTCAACCCTCTCAACAACACTGTACTCTTTGAAGGGAAGTACGGAGGCATGCAGATGTTCAAAGCTCTAG GTTGTGATGACTTAGTGAGCGCGGTGTTTGACTTTGCCAAGAGTCTGTGTTCGCTGcagctgacggaggaggagatCGCTCTGTTCTCAGCAGCTGTACTAATTTCCACAG ACCGTCCGTGGCTGATGGAGCCTCGGAAAGTAcagaagctccaggagaagaTCTACTTTGCTCTGCAgcacataatgcagaaaaaccACATGGACGAAGACGCATTGGCTAAG CTCATCAGCCGAATCCCAACACTGTCCGCCCTGTGCACACTCCATACCGAGGAGCTCCAGGCCTTCCAGCAGCTCCACCCGGAGACAGTCAATGTCCTCTTCCCTCCGCTCTACAAAGAACTCTTCAACCCCGACCCCAACTCCCTGCCCATGACCATGCCCAAGTGA